One window of Candidatus Sulfotelmatobacter sp. genomic DNA carries:
- a CDS encoding xanthine dehydrogenase family protein molybdopterin-binding subunit: MIGPGVPRVDGVAKVTGAARYSYEEPLPGVVYGVIVPSAITLGRIVAIDEREARAVPGVLEILTFKNAPKVNADAGDRKLKLLQDDRVWYDRQPVALVVADTFERATDAASRLRVHYVEQPPTTTIDGRGADEFTPKSANRNPPDTSRGDFAAAFAGAPVQLDLHYVTPREFHNPMEPHATQAVWNGERLTVYDASQGPDARRDSIAKVLGIAPADVRVITRFVGGAFGSKGGTNPHTLLAAMVAKIVRRPVKIVLTRPEMFGGFGNRPHTEQRIRIGARHDGTLVALAHDVRTSVSRYDDFIENCAVITRMLYAVPNQVTTHRGVRYDVVTPTYMRAPGESSGSFALESAMDELAYATGVDPVQLRLRNYAESDPDSGKPWSSKSLRQCYLQGAERFGWSRRTAAPRSMRTPDGLLVGMGMGTATYPSNRSTAAANVTLNADGSVVGSSAGVEIGTGAYTAFTQIAAESAGVPVSRARFVLGDTELPDAPVAGGSQLTASVANAVAAAGEDLRRKLAALVSGADGPLHGASYDDLVFADGRVALAHDAGRSETYPAILQRAGRTSITGTAKTVADRSTPKPYAAHAFGAHFVEVHVDPDFGMVKVARVVSAFAAGRIVNARTATSQFLGGTVWGVSMALHEGSQEDLRSGRIMNATLENYLVPVNADIGSVEIVLVDEADPQVNPLGIKGIGEIGNVGSAAATANAVYHATGVRVRVLPITPAALLTA; this comes from the coding sequence GTGATCGGGCCGGGCGTCCCGCGCGTCGACGGCGTCGCCAAGGTCACCGGCGCGGCGCGCTACTCGTACGAGGAGCCGCTGCCGGGCGTCGTCTACGGCGTCATCGTCCCCAGCGCGATCACGCTGGGCCGGATCGTCGCGATCGACGAGCGCGAAGCGCGCGCGGTACCGGGCGTCCTCGAGATCCTCACCTTCAAGAACGCGCCCAAGGTCAACGCCGACGCGGGGGATCGCAAGCTCAAGCTGCTGCAGGACGACCGCGTGTGGTACGACCGTCAACCGGTGGCGCTGGTCGTCGCCGACACGTTCGAACGCGCGACCGACGCCGCTTCGCGCCTGCGCGTCCACTACGTCGAACAGCCGCCGACGACGACGATCGACGGCCGCGGCGCCGACGAGTTCACGCCCAAGAGCGCCAACCGCAACCCGCCCGACACCAGCCGTGGCGATTTCGCCGCCGCGTTCGCGGGCGCGCCGGTGCAGCTCGACCTGCACTACGTGACGCCGCGCGAGTTCCACAACCCGATGGAGCCGCATGCGACGCAGGCCGTCTGGAACGGCGAGCGACTGACCGTCTACGACGCCTCGCAGGGGCCCGATGCGCGGCGCGACTCGATCGCGAAGGTGCTCGGCATCGCGCCGGCCGACGTGCGCGTCATCACCCGCTTCGTCGGCGGCGCGTTCGGGTCGAAGGGCGGTACGAACCCGCACACGCTGCTGGCCGCGATGGTGGCCAAGATCGTGCGGCGCCCGGTCAAGATCGTGCTCACGCGGCCCGAGATGTTCGGCGGCTTCGGCAACCGGCCGCACACCGAGCAGCGCATTCGCATCGGCGCGCGGCACGACGGCACGCTGGTCGCGCTGGCGCACGACGTGCGCACGTCGGTCTCGCGCTACGACGACTTCATCGAGAACTGCGCGGTCATCACGCGCATGCTGTACGCGGTCCCCAATCAGGTCACCACCCACCGTGGCGTGCGCTACGACGTGGTCACGCCGACCTACATGCGCGCGCCGGGCGAGTCGAGCGGGTCGTTCGCGCTCGAGTCGGCGATGGACGAGCTGGCCTACGCGACCGGCGTCGATCCGGTGCAGCTGCGGCTGCGCAACTACGCCGAGTCGGATCCGGACAGCGGCAAACCGTGGTCTTCGAAGTCGCTGCGCCAGTGCTATCTGCAGGGCGCCGAGCGGTTCGGCTGGTCGCGTCGCACGGCGGCGCCGCGCTCGATGCGCACGCCGGACGGGCTGCTGGTCGGGATGGGCATGGGCACCGCGACGTATCCGTCGAACCGGTCGACCGCGGCCGCGAACGTCACCCTCAACGCCGACGGCAGCGTGGTCGGTTCGAGCGCCGGCGTGGAGATCGGCACCGGCGCGTACACCGCGTTCACGCAGATCGCGGCCGAGTCGGCCGGCGTGCCGGTGAGCCGGGCGCGGTTCGTGCTGGGCGACACCGAGCTGCCGGACGCGCCGGTGGCCGGCGGCTCGCAGCTGACGGCCAGCGTCGCCAACGCCGTCGCCGCGGCGGGCGAAGACCTGCGCCGCAAGCTCGCCGCGCTGGTCTCGGGCGCCGACGGGCCGCTGCACGGCGCGAGCTACGACGACTTGGTCTTCGCCGACGGCCGCGTCGCGCTCGCGCACGACGCCGGCCGCAGCGAGACGTATCCGGCGATCTTGCAGCGCGCCGGCCGAACGTCGATCACGGGGACGGCGAAGACCGTCGCCGATCGCTCGACGCCCAAGCCGTACGCGGCGCACGCGTTCGGCGCGCACTTCGTCGAGGTGCACGTCGACCCGGACTTCGGGATGGTCAAGGTGGCGCGCGTCGTCAGCGCGTTCGCCGCCGGCCGCATCGTCAACGCGCGCACCGCGACCAGCCAGTTCCTGGGCGGCACGGTCTGGGGCGTCTCGATGGCGCTCCACGAGGGTTCGCAGGAGGACCTGCGCAGCGGCCGGATCATGAACGCGACGCTCGAGAACTACCTGGTCCCGGTCAACGCCGACATCGGCAGCGTCGAGATCGTGTTGGTCGACGAAGCCGACCCGCAGGTCAACCCGCTGGGCATCAAGGGGATCGGCGAGATCGGCAACGTCGGCAGCGCGGCGGCGACGGCCAACGCCGTCTACCATGCGACCGGCGTGCGCGTGCGCGTGCTGCCGATCACGCCGGCGGCCCTGCTCACGGCCTAG
- a CDS encoding phosphatidate cytidylyltransferase, which produces MTTTTTTAPAATTANEPRRSGGIGARRILIGLLLAAVGFACVAWSPAFTVLVLLIATGCLYEFAGLSARKGAQLELPVAMAATWAYVVLTHFGLIHRYEGILLGATIVVALGVATFTADSGYLARSAFTLLGVLYVGKLITYFIAIRALHDGIVWTSWIIVIIAFTDIFAMLVGSAIGRHQLTRLSPKKTVEGALGGFVAALAAGAAIVLVPWVHVSWWQGMIVAAITSIAAQAGDLVESALKRDAKVKDAGSLIAGHGGVLDRFDSYLFGGIAFYFALYLIGVISQYRWDNS; this is translated from the coding sequence GTGACGACCACGACCACGACCGCGCCGGCCGCGACCACAGCCAACGAACCGCGCCGTTCGGGCGGGATCGGCGCGCGGCGCATCCTGATCGGGCTGCTGCTCGCGGCCGTCGGCTTCGCGTGCGTCGCCTGGTCGCCGGCGTTCACCGTGCTGGTGCTGCTGATCGCGACCGGTTGTCTGTACGAGTTCGCCGGGTTGTCCGCCCGCAAGGGCGCGCAGCTCGAGCTGCCGGTCGCGATGGCCGCGACGTGGGCGTACGTCGTGCTGACGCACTTCGGGCTCATTCATCGTTACGAGGGGATTCTGCTCGGCGCGACGATCGTCGTCGCGCTCGGCGTCGCGACCTTCACCGCCGACTCCGGCTACCTCGCGCGCAGCGCGTTCACGCTGCTCGGCGTGCTCTACGTCGGCAAGCTGATCACGTACTTCATCGCCATTCGCGCGCTGCACGACGGGATCGTGTGGACGTCGTGGATCATCGTGATCATCGCCTTCACCGACATCTTCGCGATGCTGGTCGGCAGCGCGATCGGCCGTCACCAACTCACCCGCCTCTCGCCGAAGAAGACCGTCGAGGGCGCGCTGGGCGGCTTCGTCGCGGCGCTGGCGGCGGGTGCGGCGATCGTGCTCGTGCCGTGGGTGCACGTCTCCTGGTGGCAGGGGATGATTGTCGCGGCGATCACCTCGATCGCGGCGCAAGCCGGCGACCTGGTCGAGAGCGCCCTCAAGCGCGACGCCAAGGTCAAGGACGCGGGCTCGCTGATCGCCGGCCACGGCGGCGTCCTGGACCGCTTCGATTCCTACCTGTTCGGCGGGATCGCGTTCTACTTCGCGTTGTATCTCATCGGCGTGATCTCGCAGTACCGTTGGGACAATTCATGA
- the dxr gene encoding 1-deoxy-D-xylulose-5-phosphate reductoisomerase → MTGSRKRVAILGSTGSIGRQALDVIERHPERFEVVGLAAGRNAELLAQQAARHGPRIATTAGDGPDGLMAVATRTGADVVLAATDGAVAFEAVFAAVDRGTDVALANKELIVAAGHLLVEHAARSGAKLLPVDSEHSAIFQCLQGARPERVAAIVLTASGGPFWTRSRAEMADATVADALAHPTWQMGVKNTIDSATMMNKGLEVIEASQLFGVPGERVQVLVHRTSVAHGFVVFTDGNVLGQLAAPDMRLPIGYALAYPDRLADRPFADALAALGGERGMPATTLAFERPDLERFPCLGLAYEALRRGGTAPAVVSAANEVAVAAFVAGTLRFGEIAPCIETALERVDYEDLSLAAVRVADRSAREAARAFVDARAAGTVRSS, encoded by the coding sequence ATGACCGGCTCGCGCAAGCGCGTCGCCATTCTCGGCTCGACGGGGAGCATCGGGCGGCAGGCGCTGGACGTGATCGAACGGCACCCCGAGCGCTTCGAGGTGGTCGGGCTGGCGGCGGGGCGCAACGCCGAGCTGCTGGCGCAGCAGGCTGCCCGGCATGGCCCGCGGATCGCCACCACCGCGGGCGACGGGCCGGACGGGTTGATGGCGGTCGCGACGCGCACCGGCGCCGACGTCGTGCTGGCCGCCACCGACGGCGCGGTCGCCTTCGAAGCCGTCTTCGCGGCGGTCGATCGGGGCACCGACGTCGCGCTGGCCAACAAGGAGCTGATCGTCGCCGCCGGCCATTTGCTGGTCGAGCACGCGGCGCGCAGCGGGGCCAAGCTGCTGCCGGTGGACAGCGAGCACTCGGCGATCTTCCAGTGCCTGCAGGGCGCGCGGCCCGAGCGGGTCGCCGCGATCGTGCTGACCGCCTCCGGCGGCCCGTTCTGGACGCGCAGCCGCGCGGAGATGGCCGACGCGACGGTGGCCGACGCGCTGGCCCACCCGACCTGGCAGATGGGTGTCAAGAACACCATCGACTCCGCGACGATGATGAACAAGGGGCTCGAAGTCATCGAAGCCTCGCAGCTGTTCGGAGTCCCCGGCGAGCGCGTCCAGGTCCTGGTGCACCGCACCTCGGTCGCCCACGGCTTCGTCGTCTTCACCGACGGCAACGTGCTGGGCCAGCTGGCCGCGCCGGACATGCGGCTACCGATCGGCTACGCCCTGGCCTATCCGGACCGGCTCGCCGACCGTCCCTTCGCGGACGCGCTGGCGGCGCTGGGCGGCGAGCGCGGGATGCCGGCCACGACGCTGGCCTTCGAACGGCCCGACCTCGAACGGTTCCCGTGCCTGGGACTGGCCTACGAGGCGCTGCGCCGCGGCGGGACCGCGCCGGCGGTCGTCTCGGCCGCCAACGAGGTGGCGGTCGCCGCGTTCGTCGCGGGGACGTTACGCTTCGGTGAGATCGCCCCGTGCATCGAAACCGCGCTCGAACGGGTCGACTATGAAGACTTGAGTCTGGCAGCGGTGCGCGTCGCAGACCGCTCGGCTCGCGAAGCGGCGCGAGCGTTCGTGGACGCGCGGGCGGCCGGAACCGTACGGAGCTCATGA
- a CDS encoding 2Fe-2S iron-sulfur cluster-binding protein, with translation MPSGKLSRRRFLVASALPAVAFGIGLRPQLLVARQIVAVTVAPRGPRPVAVALTVNGQRRALTIEPRVTLLDALRERLGLTGTKKGCDQGQCGACTVLVDGRRVNSCLTLAIAVEGKAVTTIEGLAHEGTLHPVQQAFIDQDAFQCGYCTPGQICSAVGLLNEKRPLDADSVREQMSGNICRCGAYPHIVAAVRAAGGAG, from the coding sequence GTGCCGTCAGGCAAGCTCTCGCGCCGCCGGTTTCTGGTCGCTTCCGCGCTGCCGGCCGTCGCGTTCGGCATCGGGCTGCGACCGCAGCTGCTCGTTGCGCGTCAAATCGTCGCCGTCACCGTCGCGCCGCGCGGCCCGCGCCCGGTCGCGGTCGCGCTCACGGTCAACGGCCAGCGGCGTGCGCTGACCATCGAGCCGCGAGTGACGCTGCTCGACGCGTTGCGCGAACGGCTCGGGTTGACCGGGACGAAGAAGGGCTGCGATCAAGGCCAGTGCGGCGCCTGCACGGTGCTGGTCGACGGCCGCCGCGTCAACAGCTGCTTGACGCTGGCGATCGCGGTCGAAGGCAAAGCCGTCACCACGATCGAGGGTTTGGCGCACGAGGGCACGCTGCACCCGGTGCAGCAGGCGTTCATCGACCAGGACGCGTTCCAGTGCGGCTACTGCACGCCCGGACAGATCTGCTCGGCGGTCGGCCTGCTCAACGAGAAACGGCCGCTCGACGCGGACAGCGTGCGCGAGCAGATGAGCGGCAACATCTGCCGCTGCGGGGCCTACCCGCACATCGTCGCGGCGGTGCGCGCGGCCGGCGGTGCCGGCTGA
- the ispG gene encoding flavodoxin-dependent (E)-4-hydroxy-3-methylbut-2-enyl-diphosphate synthase: MIRLRRKTKPILLENKSSWSKDAKKVWIGGDHPVVVQSMTTTDTADYEKTLEQVYALAMAGCEVVRVTCQDPKDAAGLPHIVARSPVPIVADVHFDHKMALAALDAGVAKLRLNPGNITSREKTVEVVKAALATKTPIRIGVNMGSLARDLEETMGHTPEALVASALRHVDILEDLGHTDVIISVKAHDAVNTIYAYRLLAKELDARGSHYPLHLGVTEAGLPFDGTIRSSIGLGVLLFEGIGDTLRVSLAADPVEEVPVAWGILKALQIREKGFEITACPSCGRAEIEVVNLARMVEAIAKEYTAPVKVAVMGCVVNGPGESKMADVGIAGGKGKGAIYRKGELVGTYPEVELLAKLREEIEKVIREQYPDFLHEVDREPATA; encoded by the coding sequence GTGATCCGTTTGCGGCGTAAGACGAAGCCGATTCTGCTCGAGAACAAGTCGAGCTGGTCGAAGGACGCCAAGAAGGTCTGGATCGGCGGCGACCACCCGGTCGTCGTGCAGTCGATGACGACCACCGACACGGCCGATTACGAGAAGACGCTCGAGCAGGTCTACGCGCTGGCGATGGCCGGCTGCGAGGTCGTGCGGGTCACCTGTCAGGACCCCAAGGACGCCGCCGGGCTGCCGCACATCGTCGCGCGCTCGCCGGTCCCGATCGTCGCCGACGTGCACTTCGACCACAAGATGGCGCTGGCGGCGCTCGACGCGGGCGTGGCCAAGCTGCGCCTCAACCCCGGCAACATCACCAGCCGCGAGAAGACGGTCGAAGTCGTCAAGGCCGCGCTCGCGACCAAGACCCCGATCCGCATCGGCGTGAACATGGGCTCGCTGGCGCGCGATCTCGAGGAGACGATGGGCCACACGCCCGAGGCACTGGTCGCCTCGGCGCTGCGCCACGTCGACATCCTCGAGGACCTGGGCCACACCGACGTCATCATCTCGGTCAAGGCCCATGACGCCGTCAACACGATCTACGCGTACCGCCTGCTGGCCAAGGAGCTGGACGCGCGCGGGTCCCACTACCCGCTGCACCTCGGCGTGACCGAGGCCGGGCTCCCGTTCGACGGGACGATCCGCTCGTCGATCGGCCTGGGGGTGCTGCTGTTCGAGGGGATCGGCGACACGCTGCGCGTCTCGCTGGCGGCCGACCCGGTCGAAGAGGTCCCGGTGGCCTGGGGCATCCTCAAGGCGCTCCAGATCCGCGAGAAGGGCTTTGAGATCACCGCCTGCCCCTCGTGCGGCCGGGCCGAGATCGAAGTCGTCAACCTGGCCCGGATGGTCGAGGCGATCGCCAAGGAGTACACTGCGCCGGTCAAGGTCGCGGTCATGGGCTGCGTCGTCAACGGCCCCGGCGAGTCGAAGATGGCCGACGTCGGGATCGCCGGGGGCAAGGGCAAGGGAGCGATCTACCGCAAAGGCGAGCTGGTCGGCACCTATCCAGAAGTCGAACTGCTGGCCAAGCTTCGTGAAGAAATAGAGAAGGTAATTCGGGAACAATACCCGGACTTTCTCCACGAGGTCGATCGTGAGCCAGCTACTGCCTAG
- a CDS encoding copper amine oxidase N-terminal domain-containing protein — MIATAVTALVASLAVALSTPASVSVDGQRIASDVSPVTTADGRAFLPLRAVAEASGAQMSFDTHSGAITVRKGTDVLVMRAGTDRANLNGHRIVLAHAPFTVRGRTMVASATIATAFGSTVRFDARRDRVVVRSPGVFVAGASDDEP, encoded by the coding sequence GTGATCGCCACCGCCGTGACCGCCCTGGTCGCGTCACTGGCGGTCGCCTTGTCGACCCCGGCCTCGGTCAGCGTCGACGGGCAGCGGATCGCCTCGGACGTCTCGCCGGTCACCACCGCGGACGGCCGCGCCTTCTTGCCGTTGCGCGCGGTCGCCGAAGCCTCGGGCGCCCAGATGAGCTTCGATACGCACAGCGGCGCGATCACGGTGCGCAAGGGCACCGACGTGCTCGTGATGCGTGCCGGGACCGATCGCGCCAACCTCAACGGGCACCGCATCGTTTTGGCGCACGCGCCGTTCACGGTCCGCGGCCGCACGATGGTCGCCAGCGCGACGATCGCGACGGCCTTCGGTTCGACGGTGCGCTTCGACGCGCGCCGCGATCGCGTAGTCGTCCGCTCGCCGGGCGTCTTCGTCGCCGGCGCCTCCGACGACGAACCGTAA
- a CDS encoding xanthine dehydrogenase family protein subunit M, which produces MRPFAYVRVTGADEAQRALATQPHAAFLAGGTTLIDLMKIGCATPATLIDIGALPLAQIETRSDGTLRIGALAKMNDVADDEHVRAAAPAIARALALSASPQVRNMATIGGNVMQRTRCVYFRDVTQACNKRRNGEGCTAIGGDDRQMAIFGASPRCICVHPSDLAVALLTADATIHLLGPHGRRTLSFDGFHRLPGEDPERDTILGRDELIEAISFVPTALTRNSAYLKVRDRNSFAFALVSVAAGLDVRHGVIRAARLALGGVAAKPWRAHAAEAALIGKPASRATYLAAAQAELAAAKPQRLNAFKTTLARNAMVRALALVGGAA; this is translated from the coding sequence ATGCGGCCGTTCGCCTACGTGCGCGTCACCGGCGCCGACGAGGCGCAGCGCGCTCTCGCGACGCAGCCGCACGCCGCGTTCTTGGCCGGCGGCACGACGCTGATCGACCTGATGAAGATCGGCTGCGCGACGCCGGCGACGCTGATCGACATCGGCGCGCTGCCGCTGGCGCAGATCGAGACCCGATCCGACGGGACGCTGCGGATCGGCGCGTTGGCCAAGATGAACGACGTCGCCGACGATGAGCACGTGCGCGCCGCGGCGCCGGCGATCGCGCGGGCGCTGGCGCTGAGCGCCTCGCCGCAGGTCCGCAACATGGCCACCATCGGCGGCAACGTCATGCAGCGCACGCGCTGCGTGTACTTCCGCGACGTGACCCAAGCGTGCAACAAGCGCCGCAACGGTGAGGGCTGTACCGCCATCGGCGGCGACGACCGGCAGATGGCGATCTTCGGGGCCAGCCCGCGCTGCATCTGCGTCCATCCCTCGGACCTGGCCGTCGCGCTGCTGACGGCCGACGCGACGATCCATCTGCTGGGCCCGCACGGCCGGCGCACCCTCTCGTTCGACGGCTTCCACCGGCTGCCGGGCGAGGACCCTGAGCGCGACACGATCCTCGGCCGCGACGAGCTGATCGAAGCGATCAGCTTCGTGCCCACCGCGCTGACGCGCAACAGCGCGTACCTCAAGGTGCGCGATCGCAACTCGTTCGCCTTCGCGCTCGTCTCGGTGGCGGCCGGGCTGGACGTGCGCCACGGCGTCATCCGCGCCGCGCGGCTCGCGCTCGGCGGCGTGGCCGCGAAGCCCTGGCGGGCCCATGCGGCGGAGGCGGCGCTGATCGGCAAGCCGGCGAGCCGAGCGACGTACCTGGCCGCCGCCCAGGCGGAGTTGGCGGCCGCCAAACCGCAGCGGCTCAACGCCTTCAAGACGACGCTGGCGCGCAACGCGATGGTGCGCGCGCTGGCGCTGGTCGGGGGTGCGGCGTGA
- the uppS gene encoding polyprenyl diphosphate synthase, whose amino-acid sequence MPALLRPPRGVTLDPSRLPAHVAIIMDGNRRWARRRRLPVIEGHRRGIIALREVTRAASDWGIPMLTVYGFSTENWKREATEISLLLDLSVYFAQTELAELSRNGVRVNLIGRWEQFPRASRDALEKLAAATAGNTGLVLNLAVNYSARSELRDAVRRMMDDVRAGRLAPEGIEEETLASYLTTAGMPDPDLVIRPGGESRLSNFLLYQVAHAELVLRETYWPDFDRDRFAEAIAEFQRRRAAS is encoded by the coding sequence ATGCCCGCGCTCTTGCGGCCGCCGCGCGGCGTGACCCTCGACCCCAGCCGGCTCCCAGCGCACGTCGCGATCATCATGGACGGCAACCGCCGCTGGGCGCGCCGCCGCCGGCTTCCCGTCATCGAGGGCCACCGGCGCGGCATCATCGCGTTGCGCGAGGTCACGCGCGCGGCCAGCGACTGGGGCATCCCGATGCTGACCGTGTACGGCTTTTCGACCGAGAACTGGAAGCGCGAGGCGACCGAGATCTCATTGCTGCTCGACCTGAGCGTGTACTTCGCGCAAACGGAGCTGGCGGAGCTCTCGCGTAACGGCGTGCGGGTCAATTTGATCGGCCGCTGGGAGCAGTTCCCCCGCGCCTCGCGTGACGCGCTCGAGAAGCTGGCCGCGGCGACGGCCGGCAACACCGGGCTGGTGCTCAACCTGGCGGTCAACTACAGCGCGCGCAGCGAGCTGCGCGACGCGGTGCGCCGGATGATGGACGACGTGCGCGCCGGCCGGCTGGCGCCCGAGGGGATCGAAGAAGAGACGCTGGCGAGCTATCTGACCACCGCCGGGATGCCGGACCCCGACTTGGTTATCCGGCCCGGCGGCGAGTCGCGGCTCTCGAACTTCTTGCTCTACCAAGTCGCGCACGCGGAGCTGGTCCTGCGCGAGACGTACTGGCCCGACTTCGACCGCGACCGCTTCGCCGAGGCGATCGCCGAGTTCCAGCGCCGGCGGGCCGCATCGTGA
- a CDS encoding cupin domain-containing protein, producing the protein MTTSVSPTPLVAAKSGEELRAWLAPVTPETFVREYFARKPLYVKGFPGKYAGFFDREAFGRALAPGPVAPDYLRASFDQKTEAGTSGAPRAAGELRSSAFRAGLDQAVPLFDAGATLCVSQIETRVTELAPFVAAIKRQLGFPGKVSFNAYLSPEGSGYNWHFDGRIASTLQIEGTKTWRFSNHPALTWPRANGSIRADGTPQYADPSVSAQPWERLTPFDEDDVTEVLMEPGDLLILPAGVWHEACGGSGGSLALNLSFTPVSYTQLVGKLLDAALLPEAGWRGPAPVLPGATPGEVDADGVAAISAQLARAAEVLQSLSGDAAAVVRLWQSFVQNGTVAAAMPLAQAHVTTPVQPEQRLRVRSDGNLTATLADGGRTLCLLIGTNRELELVGPAVHFVRRVLAAREFRAADAAQWSDNGAAYAWDDVQTLLTNLAKAGLLEDAPAD; encoded by the coding sequence ATGACGACGAGCGTTTCCCCCACCCCACTGGTGGCCGCGAAAAGCGGCGAGGAGCTGCGGGCCTGGCTGGCGCCGGTCACGCCCGAGACGTTCGTGCGCGAGTACTTTGCGCGCAAGCCGCTCTACGTGAAGGGCTTTCCCGGCAAGTATGCCGGTTTCTTCGACCGCGAGGCCTTCGGTCGCGCGCTCGCGCCGGGCCCGGTCGCACCCGACTATTTGCGCGCCAGCTTCGACCAGAAGACCGAGGCGGGCACGTCGGGCGCGCCGCGCGCCGCCGGCGAGCTGCGCTCGAGCGCGTTTCGCGCCGGCCTCGACCAAGCGGTGCCGCTGTTCGACGCCGGTGCGACGCTGTGCGTCTCGCAGATCGAGACCCGCGTCACCGAACTCGCGCCGTTCGTCGCCGCGATCAAGCGTCAGCTCGGGTTTCCGGGCAAGGTCTCGTTCAACGCCTATCTTTCGCCCGAGGGCTCGGGATACAACTGGCACTTCGACGGGCGCATCGCGAGCACGCTGCAGATCGAAGGCACCAAGACCTGGCGCTTCTCGAATCACCCCGCGTTGACGTGGCCGCGCGCCAACGGAAGCATCCGCGCCGACGGCACGCCGCAATACGCCGACCCATCGGTCAGCGCGCAGCCGTGGGAGCGACTGACGCCGTTCGACGAGGACGACGTCACCGAAGTGCTGATGGAGCCGGGCGATCTGCTGATCTTGCCGGCCGGCGTGTGGCACGAAGCGTGCGGCGGCAGCGGCGGCTCACTGGCGCTCAACCTTTCGTTCACGCCGGTTTCGTACACGCAGCTGGTCGGCAAGCTGCTCGACGCGGCGTTGTTGCCCGAAGCGGGTTGGCGCGGACCCGCGCCGGTGCTGCCCGGCGCGACGCCGGGCGAGGTCGACGCCGACGGCGTCGCCGCGATCTCGGCGCAGCTGGCGCGCGCGGCCGAGGTGTTGCAATCGCTCAGCGGCGACGCGGCCGCGGTCGTGCGGCTGTGGCAGTCGTTCGTGCAAAACGGCACCGTCGCCGCCGCGATGCCGCTGGCGCAGGCGCACGTGACGACGCCGGTGCAGCCGGAGCAGCGCCTGCGCGTGCGCTCCGACGGGAACCTCACCGCGACGCTGGCCGACGGCGGCCGGACGCTGTGCCTCTTGATCGGGACGAACCGCGAGCTGGAGCTGGTCGGGCCGGCGGTGCACTTCGTGCGCCGCGTCCTGGCCGCGCGCGAGTTCCGCGCCGCCGACGCCGCGCAGTGGAGCGACAACGGTGCGGCCTACGCGTGGGACGACGTGCAGACGCTGCTCACCAACCTCGCGAAAGCGGGGCTGCTGGAGGACGCGCCGGCGGATTGA
- a CDS encoding M50 family metallopeptidase, with product MTLERLVVYLLMLSVLVVLHEYGHFLVARRSGVKVTDFAVGMGPTLAKWTSPRSGTNYRFNLLPIGGYCQMKGEDGKTNEAEQQREFRTGVKHDPDNFQAKTPLTRLGIVLAGPIANFIVALVLLFGGALAFGIPAEAPTTTIYELVPHLPAANAGLQAGDKIVSIDGKPMTDGTVLVRTIHGALGKPLRVVYQRNGVDHALTLTPVGMAADPKNGHLGFTPLPTTQRVGIAEALSYSWREFAFVWSATLGALGGLIVHPASVIGQVQGPIGMARAASQAQEFGPFFFVAIAAMISTSLGIFNLLPIPALDGGRGAFIVVEMLRGKPVDPEKEALVHFGGIAVLIVLMLLVSFHDIASALAGQTAF from the coding sequence ATGACCCTCGAACGCCTGGTCGTCTACCTGCTGATGCTCTCTGTGCTCGTGGTGCTCCACGAATACGGCCACTTCTTGGTCGCCCGCCGTTCCGGCGTGAAGGTCACCGACTTCGCGGTCGGGATGGGGCCGACGCTGGCCAAGTGGACCTCGCCGCGCAGTGGGACCAACTACCGCTTCAACCTGCTCCCCATCGGCGGCTACTGCCAGATGAAGGGCGAGGACGGCAAGACCAACGAGGCCGAGCAGCAGCGCGAGTTCCGCACCGGCGTCAAGCACGATCCCGACAACTTCCAGGCCAAGACGCCGTTGACGCGCCTGGGGATCGTGCTGGCCGGGCCGATCGCCAACTTCATCGTCGCGCTGGTGCTGCTGTTCGGCGGCGCGCTCGCGTTCGGGATTCCGGCCGAAGCGCCGACGACGACGATCTACGAGCTGGTCCCGCACCTGCCGGCCGCCAACGCCGGCCTGCAAGCCGGCGACAAGATCGTCTCGATCGACGGCAAGCCGATGACCGACGGAACCGTGCTGGTGCGAACGATCCACGGCGCGCTCGGCAAGCCACTGCGCGTCGTCTATCAGCGCAACGGCGTCGACCACGCGCTCACGCTCACGCCGGTCGGCATGGCGGCGGATCCGAAGAACGGGCACCTGGGCTTCACGCCGCTGCCCACCACGCAGCGGGTCGGCATCGCCGAGGCGCTCAGCTACAGCTGGCGCGAGTTCGCCTTCGTGTGGTCGGCGACGCTCGGCGCGCTGGGCGGTCTGATCGTCCACCCCGCGTCGGTCATCGGCCAAGTGCAAGGCCCGATCGGGATGGCGCGCGCGGCCAGTCAGGCACAGGAGTTCGGCCCGTTCTTCTTCGTCGCGATCGCGGCGATGATCTCGACCTCGCTGGGCATCTTCAACTTGTTGCCGATCCCGGCACTCGACGGCGGTCGCGGTGCGTTCATCGTGGTAGAGATGCTGCGCGGCAAACCGGTCGACCCCGAGAAGGAGGCGCTGGTGCACTTCGGCGGCATCGCGGTCCTGATCGTGCTGATGCTGCTGGTCTCGTTCCACGACATCGCCTCGGCCCTGGCGGGCCAAACGGCGTTCTAA